From the Salvelinus alpinus chromosome 32, SLU_Salpinus.1, whole genome shotgun sequence genome, one window contains:
- the LOC139562667 gene encoding mRNA decay activator protein ZFP36L2-A-like, producing MSATILSAFYDIDMLYKQDMNMNAVNHINSILDKKAVGPPVNTHSSNSSFAPGFFRRNSTTNMEAMTNNSNKYSANSYSNLMENATSSSTAIMNKENKFRDRTYSENGDRSQQLQIVQQKPGSQINSTRYKTELCRPFEENGACKYGEKCQFAHGYHELRNLSRHPKYKTEPCRTFHTIGFCPYGPRCHFIHNADERRPAPSNANVQGEPKSAHELCGYGQSGDVQQQVGYNRDRPKLHHSLSFSGFSSHHGLESPLLESPTSRTPPPPSNSSCSLNYYEDIRSPNSMSCVNSAFSFPGHDLKALLAPLALHTQNGYGNNHFNGAYYGNIHANMCPPSPPSYNMSHLQSLRRLNESPVFDSPPSPPDSLSDRESYASGSLSSSGSLSGSESPSLDAGKRLPIFSRLSISDD from the exons ATGTCTGCAACCATCTTGTCCGCTTTCTACGATATCGACATGCTTTACAAG CAAGATATGAACATGAATGCTGTGAATCACATCAATAGCATACTGGACAAGAAAGCGGTGGGTCCTCCAGTGAACACACATAGCTCCAATAGTTCTTTCGCGCCGGGATTTTTCCGTAGAAACTCGACCACCAACATGGAAGCAATGACCAACAACAGCAACAAGTACTCTGCCAACTCCTACAGTAATTTGATGGAGAACGCGACGAGCAGCAGCACTGCCATTATGAACAAGGAGAACAAGTTCCGCGACCGGACATACAGCGAGAATGGGGACCGCAGCCAGCAGCTGCAGATCGTGCAGCAGAAACCAGGCTCCCAGATCAACTCCACCCGCTACAAGACCGAACTCTGCAGGCCCTTCGAGGAGAACGGAGCGTGCAAATACGGAGAGAAATGCCAGTTCGCGCACGGCTACCATGAGCTGAGAAATTTGTCTCGTCACCCTAAGTATAAAACCGAGCCCTGTCGCACTTTCCACACTATTGGCTTCTGCCCGTACGGTCCCCGCTGTCATTTTATCCACAACGCTGATGAGCGCAGACCCGCTCCAAGCAACGCCAACGTGCAGGGGGAGCCCAAATCAGCTCACGAGCTCTGCGGCTATGGTCAAAGCGGCGATGTGCAGCAGCAAGTTGGGTACAACAGGGACAGACCAAAGCTTCACCACAGCCTGAGTTTTTCAGGCTTTTCCAGCCACCACGGACTTGAGTCGCCACTACTCGAGAGCCCCACGTCGCGCACACCACCACCCCCCTCAAACTCCTCTTGCTCTCTCAACTATTATGAGGACATACGGTCTCCCAACTCCATGTCTTGTGTGAACAGTGCATTCAGTTTTCCTGGACATGACCTTAAAGCCTTACTTGCTCCCCTGGCCTTGCATACGCAAAACGGCTATGGCAACAACCATTTCAATGGTGCCTACTATGGGAACATTCATGCCAACATGTgccccccttctcccccctcataCAACATGAGCCACTTGCAGTCCCTGCGCCGCCTCAACGAATCACCGGTGTTCGACTCCCCTCCTAGCCCGCCCGACTCCCTCTCAGACCGGGAGAGTTATGCAAGCGGGTCCCTCAGCTCTTCTGGGAGTCTTAGCGGCTCTGAGTCTCCGAGTTTGGATGCTGGGAAACGTTTGCCAATCTTCAGCAGGCTGTCGATTTCTGATGACTAA